One window from the genome of Alnus glutinosa chromosome 13, dhAlnGlut1.1, whole genome shotgun sequence encodes:
- the LOC133854738 gene encoding flavonoid 3'-monooxygenase CYP75B137-like, with protein sequence MLNTVLAMWWDARATLTALISIFAVLWFLRAVVMKSRKVVPPLPPGPRGLPVVGYLPFLGTELHRKFEELAMAYGPIYKVWLGQKLCVVVSSPSLVKQVVRDQDTVFANRDPPIATLPATYGGNDIAFASYGHDWRKLRKIFVREVLSNANLDSSHILRREEVNKCIRNVYDKIGTPIDVGELAFLTVMNATMSMLWGSTLRGEEGATVGAQFKSMLVELMVLFAKPNVSDFFPFLARFDLQGIERQSKRISQWIERILDSAIEKRMDMAKEKEGGKGRIEEKKDFLQILLEIKDQGDAATSISMNQLKALLMDVVVGGSDTTITMVEWVMAELMQHPEAMRKVNEELTEIVGVDSLVENSHLPKLHYLDAVIKETFRLHPALPLLVTRCPSQSTNIGGYCVPKGTRVFLNVWAIHRDPKIWKNPLEFQPERFLISDPTKLDYSGNNFNYIPFGSGRRICAGLPLAERSLMYVVASFLHSYEWKLPQGTELDLSDKFGIVTKKMKPMVAIPTPRLSKFELYTE encoded by the exons ATGTTGAATACTGTTTTGGCCATGTGGTGGGATGCTAGAGCAACTCTCACTGCTTTAATCTCTATATTTGCTGTGTTGTGGTTCCTACGGGCAGTCGTGATGAAATCAAGAAAGGTTGTTCCTCCACTGCCACCAGGTCCCCGTGGCTTGCCAGTTGTCGGCTACCTTCCCTTTCTTGGTACCGAGCTTCATAGGAAATTTGAGGAACTGGCCATGGCCTATGGTCCTATCTACAAGGTATGGCTTGGCCAAAAGTTGTGTGTGGTGGTCAGTTCCCCATCACTGGTGAAACAAGTGGTTCGCGACCAAGACACAGTATTCGCTAACCGTGACCCTCCCATAGCTACTCTACCCGCCACATATGGGGGAAATGATATTGCATTTGCATCATATGGTCATGATTGGAGGAAGTTGCGCAAGATATTTGTACGAGAGGTGCTAAGTAATGCAAATCTTGATAGTTCTCACATTCTACGCAGAGAAGAGGTTAACAAATGTATTAGAAATGTCTATGACAAAATTGGGACCCCCATCGACGTTGGGGAATTGGCATTTTTGACGGTGATGAACGCGACCATGAGCATGTTGTGGGGCAGCACGCTACGAGGAGAGGAAGGGGCTACTGTTGGGGCTCAGTTTAAGAGTATGCTGGTGGAACTAATGGTGCTATTTGCAAAACCAAATGTTTCTGACTTTTTCCCATTCCTTGCAAGGTTTGATTTGCAAGGGATTGAGAGGCAATCAAAGAGGATTTCTCAGTGGATTGAACGCATTCTTGACTCTGCCATTGAAAAACGGATGGATATGGCCAAGGAGAAAGAAGGGGGAAAAGGAAggattgaagaaaaaaaggactTTTTGCAAATTCTCTTGGAGATAAAGGATCAAGGTGATGCTGCAACATCGATAAGCATGAACCAACTCAAGGCCTTGCTTATG gatGTAGTAGTGGGTGGATCGGACACCACAATAACGATGGTGGAATGGGTGATGGCGGAGCTGATGCAACATCCAGAGGCAATGAGAAAAGTGAATGAAGAATTAACAGAAATCGTTGGGGTGGATAGCTTAGTGGAAAATTCGCATTTGCCCAAATTACACTATCTAGATGCTGTCATCAAAGAAACGTTCCGTTTGCACCCAGCACTCCCTCTCCTAGTAACCCGTTGTCCAAGCCAATCTACCAACATTGGAGGCTACTGCGTACCCAAAGGGACTAGGGTTTTCTTGAATGTTTGGGCTATACATAGGGACCCAAAGATCTGGAAAAACCCATTAGAATTTCAACCAGAAAGGTTCCTAATAAGTGATCCTACCAAATTGGATTATTCAGGaaacaattttaattatattccgtTTGGATCCGGGAGAAGAATATGTGCAGGGCTTCCACTAGCAGAAAGGTCTCTAATGTACGTCGTAGCTTCGTTTCTGCACTCGTATGAGTGGAAGTTGCCACAGGGCACAGAGCTGGATCTTTCAGACAAATTTGGTATTGTTACCAAGAAAATGAAGCCAATGGTTGCAATTCCAACGCCAAGGTTATCTAAATTCGAGCTCTACACTGAATAA